The genomic interval GTTCCGGTCGAAGCGGCTGCTGCGCGCAAGCGCCATCATCGCGGCGAAGGCTTCGTCGGCCGCGGGCTTCGGACCCTTGCCGGTCATCCACGCGACTATTTTTGCCCAGCCGGGACCGGGATCGATCTCGAGCGGCTGGTTGAAGCCAATTTTCTTGAGCGGCCAGAAATTCCAGCCGATGCCGGCGCCCTCGACGAGTGCGATCGCGCCCTGATACCAGCCATTGCTGTTTTCGCCCGACTCGCCGAGCCAGATCGGGCGGTTGGCGCGGGTGCGCAGCGCCTCGATCTCCGCGATGCTCGCTTCGTCGTTGCGATTCCAATATTTGTGGAAGCTGAATACCAGATTGGCGTCCCACGCGGGCGGCAGGCCCTTGTAATTATTGCCCCAGCAATTGCCCTCGACGATCACGATATGCCGCTTGTCGACGGCGCGGATCGCCTTGGTGATGCGCTGCTGGAGCTCCCACACCGCCTTGTTTTCGGTCTCGTCGCAGCCATTGCCCTTGCCGGGGGTCGCGAAGCTCCAATTGGGTTCGTTGATCAGGTCATAGGCGCCGATCCACGGCTCGTCCTTGTAGCGTGCCGCGAGCTTGCTCCAAAGCGCGACGGTCTTGCGCTGGTTCTCCGCGCTTTGCCAGAGTGACGGTTTGGCGGGATCGCGGTCGGAGATGGCGAGGTCGTTGCCTTGCCCGCCGGGCGCGGCGTGCAGGTCGAGGATCAGGTAGAGGCGGTGTGCCTTGCTCCATGCGAGCAGGCGGTCGATGCGCTGAAAGCCTTCCTCGTGCCACGTGTCCTCGCCCGGCTTTGGTTCCTTGTCAGCGGGCAGGGTGAGCTGGTCGAAATGGATCGGCAGGCGCACCGAGTTGAAGCCCCATTGGGCCATCGCCGCGATGTCGGCCTCGGTCGTGTGATTGTCGAGCCACGCGCGGTAGAATTGCGCTGTGCGTGCTTCGCCGACCAACTCGACGAGTTTCGCGCGGATCTTGTGCTGCTGTCCGATCTCGCCGAGCTTCAGCATATAGCCTTCCTGCAGCATCCAGCCGCCAAGCCCCATGCCGCGCAGGATGACGGGCTGGCCGGA from uncultured Sphingopyxis sp. carries:
- a CDS encoding cellulase family glycosylhydrolase, producing the protein MNFRTVALALAALLSSTAAHAEGFLKVDGTEIVDESGQPVILRGMGLGGWMLQEGYMLKLGEIGQQHKIRAKLVELVGEARTAQFYRAWLDNHTTEADIAAMAQWGFNSVRLPIHFDQLTLPADKEPKPGEDTWHEEGFQRIDRLLAWSKAHRLYLILDLHAAPGGQGNDLAISDRDPAKPSLWQSAENQRKTVALWSKLAARYKDEPWIGAYDLINEPNWSFATPGKGNGCDETENKAVWELQQRITKAIRAVDKRHIVIVEGNCWGNNYKGLPPAWDANLVFSFHKYWNRNDEASIAEIEALRTRANRPIWLGESGENSNGWYQGAIALVEGAGIGWNFWPLKKIGFNQPLEIDPGPGWAKIVAWMTGKGPKPAADEAFAAMMALARSSRFDRNIPKPDVIDAMFRQPHDASPRPFRARTLGAEPLTIAAVDYDLGPPGVAYHDMVDANYHVATGGERTPWNNGTTYRNDGVDIARGADGAPYVGDFVSGEWMRYGADVAKAGRWTVSSRVRSARGGRIGIDERGVAVPAGTGWQIVGLGELDLPAGPGAVTLRALDCSDCEVAELVFTPR